Proteins from a genomic interval of Candidatus Methanomethylicota archaeon:
- a CDS encoding ABC transporter ATP-binding protein: MLRVVGLVKKFGEFRAVDNVSINVDRGKMTLLVGPNGSGKTTLINCVIGVYKPDSGKVLYDRFDITGKKPHEIVKMGLVPTFQIPSPFYRLTVLDNLLLAYQGNPGENFFKCIFKKSWLKSESEALDRAFKILDLLELTDSYDKPAFTLSGGQLKLLEIGRALMADPKMIVMDEPAGSINPVLAHKIFQNLEKVRDELGVTLFIVEHRLDVALDYVDYVYAMHMGKIISQGSPEKVFNDEKVIEAYLGGVV; the protein is encoded by the coding sequence ATGCTTAGGGTTGTGGGTTTAGTTAAGAAGTTTGGAGAATTTAGAGCTGTTGATAATGTGTCTATTAATGTGGATAGGGGGAAGATGACGTTACTGGTGGGTCCTAATGGTAGTGGTAAAACGACATTAATTAATTGTGTTATTGGAGTGTATAAACCTGATTCTGGTAAGGTATTATATGATCGCTTCGACATTACTGGTAAGAAGCCCCATGAAATAGTTAAAATGGGGTTAGTGCCAACATTTCAAATACCATCCCCCTTCTATAGATTGACCGTTCTAGATAATCTGCTATTAGCATATCAGGGTAATCCGGGTGAGAATTTCTTTAAGTGTATTTTTAAGAAGTCTTGGCTTAAGAGTGAGAGCGAAGCCTTAGACAGAGCTTTTAAAATCTTAGATCTACTTGAACTTACAGATTCTTATGATAAACCTGCTTTTACATTGAGTGGTGGTCAATTGAAACTTCTTGAAATTGGTAGAGCTTTAATGGCTGATCCTAAAATGATAGTCATGGATGAACCTGCTGGAAGTATAAATCCAGTTTTAGCTCATAAAATATTTCAGAATTTAGAGAAAGTTAGGGATGAGCTTGGAGTAACTCTGTTTATCGTTGAACATAGATTGGATGTAGCATTGGATTATGTGGATTACGTTTATGCAATGCATATGGGTAAAATAATTTCGCAGGGTAGTCCTGAGAAGGTATTTAATGATGAAAAGGTTATTGAAGCTTATCTTGGTGGTGTTGTATGA
- a CDS encoding zinc-dependent alcohol dehydrogenase family protein encodes MKAMILMEQKPIEEAPLKMVDLEMPTPSKDEVLLKVKCCGVCRTDLHIVEGELKALKLPVIIGHQVVGEVVDVGSEENSHLMGKVFGVPWLYWSCGKCKYCINGNENLCLNALFTGYSVDGGYAEYMKAKVDYIHEIPLGMDPIQAAPLLCGGAIGYRAFKMAKVKGGDKLGLFGFGSSAHMIIQVANSIGVETYVFTRSKNSQELAISLGAKWAGDPRENIDTPLDAAIVFAPAGWVAVEALRKLDRGGRLILAGIYMTPIERLDYNDLWLEREIKSVANVTRSDVREFLNIASKINLKTKVTVYPLNEANEALKSLKLGEHSGSIVLKVN; translated from the coding sequence TTGAAGGCAATGATTTTAATGGAGCAAAAGCCAATAGAGGAAGCACCACTAAAAATGGTGGATTTGGAGATGCCAACCCCATCCAAGGATGAAGTGCTATTAAAGGTGAAGTGTTGTGGAGTGTGCAGAACAGACCTACACATAGTGGAGGGGGAGTTGAAGGCTTTAAAGCTCCCAGTAATAATTGGACATCAAGTTGTAGGTGAAGTTGTGGATGTGGGATCTGAGGAGAATTCCCATTTAATGGGGAAGGTTTTCGGAGTTCCATGGCTATACTGGAGTTGTGGGAAATGCAAGTACTGCATAAATGGAAATGAAAATCTATGCCTAAACGCACTGTTCACTGGATATAGTGTGGATGGTGGATATGCAGAATACATGAAGGCTAAAGTGGATTATATACATGAAATTCCATTGGGCATGGACCCAATACAGGCAGCACCACTACTATGTGGTGGAGCCATAGGGTATAGGGCATTTAAAATGGCAAAGGTTAAGGGGGGAGATAAACTTGGACTATTTGGGTTTGGATCATCAGCACACATGATAATACAAGTGGCAAACAGTATTGGTGTGGAAACATATGTATTCACAAGATCTAAGAACTCGCAAGAACTGGCCATAAGCTTGGGAGCTAAGTGGGCTGGAGATCCTAGGGAGAATATAGACACACCATTAGATGCAGCAATAGTATTCGCACCTGCAGGATGGGTTGCTGTGGAAGCATTAAGGAAGCTTGATAGGGGTGGAAGACTAATATTGGCTGGAATATACATGACCCCAATAGAGAGGTTAGATTATAATGACTTATGGCTTGAGAGGGAAATTAAAAGCGTTGCTAACGTTACGAGGAGTGATGTTAGAGAATTCCTAAATATAGCGTCAAAAATAAATTTGAAGACAAAAGTGACAGTCTACCCACTAAATGAAGCCAATGAAGCTTTAAAAAGCCTTAAACTTGGAGAGCATAGTGGATCTATAGTTTTAAAAGTGAATTAG
- a CDS encoding cation:proton antiporter: protein MFGASYLLHFLLDRFHLPSLLAPLLVGLVFRLVPQFSWVGKYASSGELGFLSSLGIMLLMFLVGVRVDVNEFKRQSLNMVSIAILNILFSTLIGMLVLLYYGYPLLISALISSALATVAEATIAPILDELDVIRSRSANLILGPGILDDVLEIATASIASVMVGSMGTFNPSMILLGIFVLLILAIIFHRLILPKLASLEVEARAYSLTMLMIVVALTFTLISEYFSLGILLGAVTAGIVFQKFISKSGGECVKLLRALAYGFLGPIFFFTIGLSITPESIVKSAMLTLWLVLANFAGKFASTIIVGVYAKMNWKEIVVVGMGLSAKFSMGIIPAQILYSAGLIDEALFTSFVGVSTITTMTIPFTLSYIVKRWREDIINP from the coding sequence ATGTTTGGTGCCTCTTATTTATTGCATTTCTTGTTGGATAGGTTTCATTTGCCCAGTTTGCTTGCCCCTCTACTTGTTGGTTTAGTGTTTAGGCTTGTTCCACAATTTTCTTGGGTTGGAAAGTATGCTTCTAGTGGTGAGCTTGGCTTCCTCTCCAGTTTGGGTATTATGCTCTTGATGTTTCTTGTGGGTGTGAGGGTTGATGTTAATGAGTTTAAGAGGCAGTCTTTAAATATGGTTTCCATAGCCATATTGAATATACTTTTCTCAACTTTGATTGGTATGCTTGTGCTCTTATATTATGGTTATCCATTGTTGATTTCAGCTTTGATATCTAGTGCTCTTGCAACTGTAGCTGAAGCTACAATTGCACCTATACTTGATGAGCTTGATGTTATTAGGAGTAGGAGTGCCAATTTGATTTTGGGTCCTGGGATTTTGGATGATGTTTTGGAGATTGCCACTGCATCCATAGCTTCAGTTATGGTTGGGAGTATGGGGACCTTCAATCCATCCATGATACTATTAGGCATATTTGTATTGCTTATTCTTGCCATCATATTTCATAGGTTAATCCTCCCAAAACTTGCATCCCTTGAGGTTGAAGCTAGAGCGTATAGTTTAACTATGCTTATGATTGTTGTGGCATTGACATTCACTTTAATCTCTGAATATTTTAGTCTTGGAATACTTCTTGGGGCTGTGACTGCAGGTATAGTTTTCCAGAAGTTTATATCGAAGTCTGGTGGTGAATGTGTTAAACTGCTTAGAGCTCTAGCCTATGGGTTTCTTGGGCCAATATTCTTCTTCACCATAGGTTTAAGCATAACCCCTGAAAGCATAGTTAAGAGTGCCATGCTAACTTTATGGCTTGTATTGGCTAATTTTGCTGGTAAGTTTGCCTCAACGATTATTGTGGGGGTTTATGCCAAGATGAATTGGAAGGAGATTGTGGTTGTGGGTATGGGGTTGAGTGCAAAATTCTCCATGGGCATAATACCTGCACAAATACTCTACTCGGCTGGTTTAATCGATGAAGCATTATTCACATCATTTGTTGGAGTTTCCACAATAACTACGATGACCATACCCTTCACATTATCATATATTGTGAAGAGGTGGAGGGAGGATATAATTAACCCTTAA
- a CDS encoding trypsin-like peptidase domain-containing protein: protein MATPLKDFNEHVIKVVNEVSRGVVTITTVKLGFESIFGTVPIRGLGSGFLIGENIIVTNAHVVSDARVVDVIFFDGSRFDGKVLIADTYRDVALVSVENVPKGIKPLSLGDSDQLRVGEIVFAVGSPLGLPGPTVTMGVVSAVGRNIVGENVALEDLIQTDAAINPGNSGGPLVNVDGMVVGMVTAIIPYAQGVGFAIPINTVKRVLEMIEAYGRPVRAMIGVYAASITPQLASAYRLPLKRGLLIVRVIPGTPAYEARIAPGDIITKIAGKEVSDVRELRRAVEDSIMQGYVELEIYRQGYGYRRVKVPIMIEEVG from the coding sequence ATGGCTACTCCGCTAAAGGACTTCAATGAACATGTGATTAAAGTTGTGAATGAAGTTTCAAGGGGTGTTGTAACGATAACCACTGTTAAACTTGGTTTTGAAAGCATTTTTGGTACCGTTCCAATTAGGGGGCTTGGTTCAGGCTTCTTAATAGGTGAAAACATAATTGTAACCAATGCACATGTGGTTTCCGATGCAAGGGTTGTGGATGTAATATTCTTTGATGGATCTAGGTTTGATGGTAAAGTTTTAATAGCTGATACTTATAGGGATGTGGCTTTAGTTAGCGTTGAAAATGTCCCAAAAGGTATTAAACCGCTATCCTTAGGGGATTCAGATCAGCTTAGGGTTGGTGAAATAGTTTTCGCTGTGGGTAGCCCTCTAGGTTTACCTGGACCCACAGTAACCATGGGTGTGGTTAGCGCTGTTGGTAGGAATATTGTTGGTGAGAATGTTGCATTGGAAGACTTGATACAGACTGATGCAGCTATAAATCCAGGTAATAGTGGAGGTCCCCTCGTCAACGTTGATGGGATGGTTGTGGGGATGGTTACAGCAATAATCCCATATGCTCAAGGAGTTGGCTTCGCAATACCAATAAACACTGTTAAGAGAGTTTTGGAAATGATTGAAGCTTATGGTAGACCCGTTAGAGCTATGATAGGGGTTTACGCTGCATCCATAACCCCCCAACTGGCCTCAGCCTACAGACTACCACTCAAACGTGGACTACTAATAGTTAGAGTCATCCCGGGAACGCCAGCCTATGAAGCTAGAATTGCACCTGGAGACATTATAACTAAGATTGCTGGTAAAGAGGTTTCGGATGTTAGGGAACTTAGGAGGGCTGTGGAAGACTCCATAATGCAAGGTTACGTGGAATTGGAGATTTATAGGCAAGGTTACGGTTATAGGAGAGTTAAAGTTCCAATAATGATTGAAGAGGTAGGCTAA
- a CDS encoding amino acid racemase, giving the protein MKIIGILGGLGPEATAELFLRIIKATPAKRDQDHIPIIIFNNPKVPDRTAAILYGGENPLPELIKTARLLERAGADFIIMPCNTAHYYYEELKSSVKIPFFNMIELAAEYVSKVYPKVRLVGLLATTGTVKTGLYQKAFGRYGVEVLVPGDDDQKLVMSGIYDGVKAGNLELGRRLLMDVANKLIYRGAELIILGCTEVSVVIRSGDLKVPIVDPLQVLAEEAVKYALK; this is encoded by the coding sequence TTGAAGATTATTGGTATTTTGGGTGGTTTGGGTCCTGAAGCCACTGCAGAACTATTCCTACGAATAATTAAAGCTACACCTGCCAAGAGGGATCAAGATCACATCCCAATAATAATATTCAATAACCCAAAAGTTCCAGATAGGACTGCGGCAATACTTTATGGTGGTGAGAATCCACTTCCAGAACTAATTAAAACTGCTAGATTGCTTGAGAGGGCTGGTGCAGATTTCATCATAATGCCATGCAACACTGCACACTACTATTATGAGGAACTTAAATCCTCAGTTAAAATCCCATTTTTCAATATGATTGAATTGGCGGCTGAATATGTTTCGAAAGTTTATCCGAAAGTTAGGTTAGTGGGACTTTTAGCTACAACTGGAACTGTTAAAACTGGATTGTATCAGAAGGCTTTTGGGAGGTATGGTGTTGAGGTGCTAGTTCCGGGAGATGATGATCAGAAGCTTGTTATGAGTGGGATATATGATGGTGTTAAGGCTGGGAATTTGGAGCTTGGTAGGAGACTTTTAATGGATGTTGCAAATAAGCTTATATATAGAGGTGCTGAGCTTATTATCCTCGGATGCACGGAGGTTTCAGTGGTTATTAGGAGTGGCGATTTGAAGGTTCCAATTGTGGATCCATTGCAAGTTTTAGCTGAGGAAGCCGTCAAGTATGCTTTGAAGTAG
- a CDS encoding amidohydrolase family protein, whose amino-acid sequence MSEMIVDAHMHIGAVFGVFATNICAEHMLSIMDDFNISYGFVTAASSSLNHNLKLMGEVSKYPGRLFGFYWVNPKRSSILDEVSRALKHGFVGLKFRPETDGYSLFNISLLDPILSYACRMRMLVYVHCSGYGVSHPNALRHICSMYPELKVIIGHMAQGSVDAIKVAEDFDNVFLETSTYRGFKVIEYAVNRVGSDRVLFGSDYPYSNIQMEISKIMNLKVSWDDKLKIMGLNSLSLLPSKPPLKEPLNLPY is encoded by the coding sequence ATGAGTGAAATGATTGTAGATGCCCATATGCATATTGGTGCAGTTTTCGGGGTATTTGCAACAAATATTTGCGCTGAACACATGCTTTCAATCATGGATGACTTCAACATTTCCTACGGATTTGTAACTGCTGCTTCATCTAGTTTAAATCATAATCTCAAATTGATGGGTGAAGTTTCAAAGTATCCAGGTAGGCTTTTCGGTTTCTATTGGGTTAACCCTAAACGTTCAAGTATTCTGGATGAGGTTTCAAGGGCTTTGAAACATGGTTTTGTTGGATTAAAGTTTAGACCTGAAACTGATGGTTACAGTTTATTCAATATTTCACTACTCGACCCAATATTGAGTTATGCTTGTAGGATGAGGATGCTTGTTTATGTTCATTGCTCCGGATATGGTGTTTCCCATCCAAATGCCCTTAGACATATATGCTCCATGTACCCTGAATTGAAGGTCATTATTGGTCATATGGCTCAAGGGTCTGTTGATGCTATTAAGGTTGCAGAGGATTTTGATAACGTCTTCCTTGAAACCTCCACTTATAGGGGGTTTAAGGTTATTGAGTATGCTGTTAATAGGGTTGGCTCCGATAGGGTGCTATTCGGCTCGGATTACCCATACTCCAACATTCAAATGGAGATTTCGAAGATTATGAATTTGAAGGTTTCATGGGATGATAAGCTTAAGATTATGGGTTTAAATTCACTATCCCTACTCCCCTCCAAACCTCCTCTTAAAGAACCTCTTAATCTTCCATATTAG
- a CDS encoding ABC transporter substrate-binding protein produces MQSAKTTPILFIVLLVVGVVIGYPIGYYMAPPKIEEKIVEKPVYPLKGEIPIGVIVASTPNLETERATVEIAIEEVNNYFKTLGLPITFKAYIENAEGSATKAFEKLQSLYAKGIRIVLGWRWSSHIRACYDYIQANKILVISDGSTSPLLSIADDFVFRLPTPDTVQGVVIPKIIVDYGVKAIAVLQRADTWGDGLYAVVEENFKKLGGTIVERVRYDPEKTEFSAELAILASKIDGAIKTYGKDKVGFLLLAFDEAAVIQSQAKDYPALMSVLWFGSDGHVVSDRLVNEAGRYAYVVRHICTYVTITNSTLWMSFAEKHRAKVGYVPGTYSTCLYDSVWLVAKAILEAATTDTTVLKKILPEVAAKYFGASGWCLLDKNGDRAAMDYDIWAVVKESEIKSASLFTRYYYNVTVDGERLAWAIVGSYSAATGSIKWLFKPTLAPKAAYTVLIGDFDQKLT; encoded by the coding sequence ATGCAAAGTGCAAAAACAACTCCAATATTATTTATAGTGTTGCTTGTTGTGGGGGTAGTCATAGGATATCCAATTGGATATTATATGGCTCCTCCAAAGATTGAGGAGAAGATTGTTGAAAAACCCGTTTACCCATTGAAGGGTGAAATACCAATAGGAGTGATAGTGGCGAGCACTCCTAACTTGGAAACTGAAAGGGCTACTGTTGAAATAGCCATAGAAGAAGTGAACAATTACTTTAAAACTCTTGGATTACCAATAACATTTAAAGCTTATATTGAGAATGCTGAAGGGTCGGCTACGAAGGCTTTTGAGAAACTTCAAAGCTTATATGCTAAAGGTATAAGAATCGTTCTTGGTTGGAGATGGAGTAGCCATATAAGGGCATGTTATGACTATATACAGGCGAATAAGATTTTAGTTATAAGTGATGGTTCAACTTCACCACTACTAAGCATAGCAGATGACTTCGTCTTTAGATTACCAACCCCTGATACTGTGCAGGGTGTTGTGATACCTAAGATAATAGTTGATTATGGTGTGAAGGCAATAGCGGTTTTACAGAGAGCTGATACTTGGGGTGATGGGTTATATGCTGTTGTAGAGGAAAACTTCAAGAAGCTTGGGGGTACAATTGTTGAGAGAGTTAGATATGATCCTGAGAAAACGGAGTTTTCAGCTGAACTGGCTATTTTAGCATCTAAGATTGATGGTGCAATTAAGACTTATGGTAAAGATAAAGTTGGATTCCTACTCTTAGCATTTGATGAAGCTGCAGTAATACAATCACAAGCTAAGGATTATCCAGCATTAATGTCAGTATTGTGGTTTGGTTCTGATGGGCATGTGGTGAGTGATAGGTTGGTTAATGAGGCTGGGAGATATGCCTATGTGGTTAGACATATATGTACATACGTTACTATCACCAATTCTACACTTTGGATGAGTTTTGCAGAGAAGCATAGGGCGAAGGTGGGATATGTTCCAGGGACATATTCCACATGCCTCTATGATAGTGTATGGCTTGTTGCGAAGGCTATTCTTGAAGCTGCCACTACGGATACTACAGTTCTTAAAAAGATTTTACCTGAAGTTGCCGCCAAATATTTTGGGGCTAGTGGATGGTGCTTATTGGATAAGAATGGTGATAGGGCTGCTATGGATTATGATATATGGGCTGTGGTAAAGGAAAGCGAAATTAAATCCGCTTCACTATTCACTCGTTATTATTATAATGTGACCGTTGATGGAGAGAGATTGGCATGGGCTATAGTAGGCTCTTATAGTGCTGCCACTGGATCCATAAAGTGGCTATTCAAACCAACTTTAGCTCCAAAGGCCGCATATACTGTACTGATCGGCGATTTTGATCAAAAACTTACATAA
- a CDS encoding methionine--tRNA ligase subunit beta, whose protein sequence is MRVGLVKSAERIPRTRKLIKLFVDFGDETRIVVAGIGDQYQPEDLMGKKMIFVVNLKPKNIAGVESQAMLIVAEEADGKVHLITVGDEVPLGSKVW, encoded by the coding sequence ATGAGGGTTGGGCTTGTTAAGAGTGCTGAGAGGATTCCGAGAACTAGGAAGCTAATAAAACTCTTTGTGGATTTCGGCGATGAAACCAGAATTGTAGTGGCAGGTATAGGAGATCAATATCAACCAGAAGATCTCATGGGTAAGAAGATGATTTTCGTCGTTAACCTAAAGCCTAAGAATATTGCTGGTGTGGAGAGTCAAGCCATGCTAATAGTTGCTGAGGAGGCTGATGGGAAGGTTCACCTCATAACAGTTGGGGATGAAGTCCCACTGGGTTCTAAGGTCTGGTAA
- a CDS encoding ABC transporter ATP-binding protein yields MIEVDNLNAGYGKLHVLYDVNLKVNSNEIVAVLGPNGSGKSTLLKTIMGLTTIYGGRIIFNGKDITKLRPDEKARLGLTYIPQIGNVFTNLTVKENLIMAGLTLDKSEFNDRLEYALSVFPFLKACLDRKVKTLSGGERQMLSMAMALIMKSKFIMLDEPTGNLAPKIATEVLNKIVELREQSKLTILLVEQAARKALEMSDRAYLLVSGRVIYEGGSKELLEHPELGKLYLGVKKL; encoded by the coding sequence ATGATAGAAGTTGATAACCTCAATGCTGGTTATGGTAAGCTACACGTATTATATGATGTTAACCTAAAAGTTAATAGTAATGAGATAGTTGCTGTACTTGGTCCTAATGGTAGTGGTAAGAGTACTTTGTTGAAGACTATAATGGGGCTTACAACAATATATGGTGGTAGAATAATTTTTAATGGTAAAGACATAACTAAACTTAGACCTGATGAGAAGGCAAGACTTGGATTAACATACATACCACAAATTGGAAACGTCTTTACAAATTTAACTGTTAAGGAGAATCTAATAATGGCTGGTTTAACTCTGGATAAAAGTGAGTTTAATGATAGATTGGAATATGCGTTAAGCGTTTTCCCATTCCTTAAAGCTTGCCTAGATAGGAAGGTTAAAACTCTTAGTGGTGGTGAGAGGCAGATGCTTTCAATGGCTATGGCACTCATAATGAAGTCTAAATTTATAATGCTTGATGAGCCTACTGGTAATCTTGCACCGAAGATAGCCACTGAAGTTTTAAATAAAATTGTCGAGTTGAGAGAGCAGTCCAAGCTAACAATACTGTTGGTGGAGCAAGCAGCGAGGAAAGCTTTGGAAATGAGTGATAGAGCCTACCTACTTGTTTCTGGCAGAGTTATATATGAAGGTGGTTCGAAAGAGCTTTTGGAGCATCCTGAGCTGGGGAAGCTTTATCTTGGGGTGAAGAAATTATGA